Proteins encoded together in one Campylobacter concisus window:
- a CDS encoding recombinase family protein, whose product MRNYEKITALYERLSRDDELQGESNSIVNQKKILEEYAGKNNLSNIIHFTDDGISGTQFDRPGFMAMMNGVNQGNIIGCIIVKDMSRLGRDYLKVGQCMEILRQKGVRLIAINDNVDSFYREDDFTPFRNIMNEWYTRDTSRKIQSTFRSKGESGKHTASSPPYGYIKDEKDKDKWIVDEKAAEIVRRIFNLTMQGNGPYRIAKILESEKVDIPAYHQQKLGYGLHQSKVFEHPYRWCSSTIVSILKKQEYLGHTVNFKTRKHFKDKKSKYVSEENWLIFENTHEAIIDQETFDNVQRIRGNVKRYPDGWGEYHPLTGLMYYADCGSKMYVHRTSNYKNIPYYTCSAYTKVPCGTLCPSTHRIKAEAVLNLIQETLKDIKKYLDEDHEAFIRSI is encoded by the coding sequence ATGAGGAATTATGAAAAGATAACAGCACTCTATGAGAGATTAAGTCGTGATGATGAACTTCAAGGAGAAAGCAATTCTATTGTAAATCAAAAGAAAATCCTTGAAGAATATGCAGGTAAAAATAATTTAAGCAACATCATACATTTTACAGATGATGGAATAAGCGGAACACAGTTTGATAGACCGGGCTTTATGGCAATGATGAACGGAGTTAATCAAGGTAATATAATAGGTTGTATAATCGTAAAAGATATGAGTAGACTTGGCAGAGACTATCTTAAAGTCGGTCAATGTATGGAAATCTTAAGACAAAAGGGAGTTAGGCTCATTGCTATCAATGATAATGTAGATAGCTTTTATAGAGAAGATGATTTTACCCCTTTTAGAAATATTATGAATGAATGGTATACAAGAGATACTTCAAGAAAAATACAATCTACATTCAGGTCAAAGGGGGAAAGCGGAAAGCATACGGCAAGCTCTCCACCTTATGGATATATCAAAGATGAAAAAGACAAAGATAAGTGGATTGTAGATGAAAAAGCAGCGGAGATAGTAAGGAGAATATTCAATCTGACCATGCAAGGCAATGGTCCGTATCGAATAGCAAAGATATTGGAAAGTGAAAAAGTAGATATACCTGCTTACCATCAGCAAAAATTAGGATATGGACTACATCAAAGCAAAGTGTTTGAACATCCTTATCGCTGGTGCAGTTCTACAATTGTAAGTATCTTAAAGAAACAGGAATATTTAGGTCATACTGTAAACTTCAAAACAAGAAAGCATTTCAAGGATAAGAAAAGCAAATATGTATCTGAAGAAAACTGGCTGATATTTGAAAATACCCACGAGGCAATTATAGACCAAGAAACCTTTGATAATGTGCAAAGGATAAGAGGAAATGTAAAAAGGTATCCCGATGGTTGGGGAGAATATCACCCTTTAACTGGGCTTATGTATTATGCAGATTGTGGCAGTAAAATGTATGTTCATAGAACAAGTAATTACAAAAATATTCCCTATTACACTTGCAGTGCTTACACGAAAGTACCCTGTGGAACGCTTTGTCCATCTACTCACAGGATAAAAGCGGAAGCAGTCTTAAACCTTATACAGGAAACCTTAAAAGACATTAAAAAATATCTTGATGAAGATCACGAAGCCTTTATCCGTTCCATTTAA
- a CDS encoding DUF4368 domain-containing protein, whose protein sequence is MEEKEKVEIEKKKIRLMESKNRLQELERLMCRIYEDMILEKIPSNRYEILNSQYETEQIALSKEIKDLEFAISRYEKETDKAKKFISLISRYENFDELTTTMINEFVEKIIVHERNRKGSQTSKQKIEIYFNFIGNYEPPKEELTEEEEEERLKIEEEERKIKERKDRLHQNYLKRKVNGKQQEYEERYKARREQRKQEKLKVLKRAGIQVNKLEKRD, encoded by the coding sequence ATGGAAGAAAAGGAAAAAGTAGAGATAGAAAAGAAAAAAATAAGATTAATGGAAAGTAAAAACAGGCTTCAGGAACTTGAACGATTGATGTGCCGTATTTACGAAGATATGATACTTGAAAAAATACCAAGTAATAGATATGAGATACTTAACAGTCAATATGAAACAGAGCAAATAGCTTTAAGCAAAGAAATTAAAGACTTAGAGTTTGCAATATCAAGATATGAAAAAGAAACAGATAAGGCGAAAAAGTTTATATCTCTAATAAGCCGATATGAAAATTTTGATGAACTTACAACTACAATGATAAATGAGTTTGTAGAAAAGATTATTGTTCATGAAAGGAATAGAAAAGGTAGTCAAACATCAAAGCAAAAAATAGAGATATATTTTAATTTTATCGGTAACTATGAGCCACCAAAAGAAGAATTGACTGAAGAAGAAGAAGAAGAAAGATTAAAAATTGAGGAAGAAGAGAGAAAAATCAAGGAAAGAAAAGATAGACTTCATCAAAACTACTTAAAGCGTAAAGTAAATGGAAAACAACAGGAATATGAGGAAAGGTATAAGGCAAGGAGAGAACAGAGAAAACAAGAAAAATTAAAGGTTCTGAAAAGGGCAGGTATACAAGTTAATAAGTTAGAAAAAAGAGATTGA
- the dcm gene encoding DNA (cytosine-5-)-methyltransferase, which yields MNIIPQIIDNSPAILIKNKRIRLQMTQKELADAVGMSKFGDRTIRRWENGESQPSSIELKHILSFPEKVPFPNNENAPYKIIDLFAGIGGTRLGFYQTGKTNVVFSSEIDKFAVKTYKANFGETPFGDITKISEKDIPNHDIIVGGFPCQAFSQAGKKLGFEDTRGTLFFEIARIIKEKRPKAFLLENVKNLKSHDKGRTYKTIEKTLKDLNYDVHSIILKAKDFGVPQNRERIYIVGFDKDKIDNYKDFSFPIPPCPDVSVGNILEQNVDTKYTISNALWQGHQRRKKEHKIKGNGFGYTLFNENSPYTNTLSARYYKDGSEILIEQKGKNPRKLTPREAARLQGFPENYIIPVSDTQSYKQFGNSVAVTVIHAIANNIIDILDTCTKKEID from the coding sequence ATGAATATTATACCACAAATCATAGATAATTCCCCTGCTATTTTAATAAAAAATAAGCGTATCAGATTACAAATGACTCAAAAAGAATTAGCTGATGCTGTTGGTATGTCCAAATTCGGAGATAGGACAATTCGCAGATGGGAAAATGGAGAAAGTCAGCCATCGTCCATTGAGCTGAAACATATTTTATCATTTCCTGAAAAAGTACCTTTCCCCAATAATGAAAATGCCCCCTATAAAATCATTGATTTATTTGCCGGAATTGGTGGTACAAGGCTTGGATTTTACCAAACAGGTAAAACAAATGTCGTATTCAGTAGTGAAATTGATAAATTTGCAGTAAAAACATATAAGGCAAATTTTGGTGAAACTCCTTTTGGAGATATTACAAAAATATCTGAAAAAGATATTCCTAATCATGATATTATTGTCGGTGGTTTTCCTTGTCAAGCATTTAGTCAAGCCGGTAAAAAGCTTGGTTTTGAAGATACTCGTGGAACATTATTTTTTGAAATTGCAAGAATTATTAAAGAGAAACGACCTAAGGCATTTCTTCTTGAAAATGTCAAAAACCTAAAATCTCACGATAAAGGTCGTACCTATAAAACAATAGAAAAAACATTAAAGGATTTAAACTACGATGTTCATTCTATTATACTTAAAGCAAAAGACTTCGGTGTTCCACAAAATAGAGAGCGTATTTACATTGTTGGATTTGATAAGGATAAAATAGATAACTATAAAGATTTTTCTTTTCCAATTCCTCCCTGCCCAGATGTTTCTGTGGGAAATATTTTAGAGCAAAATGTTGATACTAAATACACCATTTCAAATGCACTTTGGCAAGGTCATCAACGACGAAAGAAAGAACATAAAATAAAGGGAAATGGATTTGGTTACACATTGTTCAATGAAAACAGTCCTTATACAAATACATTATCTGCAAGATATTATAAAGACGGGAGTGAAATACTTATTGAGCAAAAAGGAAAAAATCCACGAAAACTAACACCTCGTGAAGCTGCAAGACTTCAAGGCTTCCCCGAAAACTATATCATTCCTGTAAGTGATACTCAAAGTTACAAACAGTTTGGTAATTCTGTTGCCGTTACTGTTATCCATGCAATTGCAAATAACATAATTGATATACTTGATACCTGTACTAAAAAAGAGATTGACTAA